In Acipenser ruthenus chromosome 58, fAciRut3.2 maternal haplotype, whole genome shotgun sequence, a genomic segment contains:
- the LOC131724945 gene encoding zinc finger protein OZF-like isoform X1, whose product METRVVVVFPAQVLAMRRVRSGRTEGSKAPIRWVVREDMTIQIKEEETELQCDQESPQGSQPPQFHTQDGDSQPLQLHTQDGRSQPPQLHTQDGRSQPPQLHTQDGHPQPAPFHTQDGRPQPAPFHTQDGRSHPRAFHTQDGRLDTAAGLKVNEITAGESTDEEERTPSSITVTLDESEAEELCFPCPHCKISFTGAQYLNKHIKNSHREHFTLILRARSHNVETRPSCSSPAPSSSSPPLHRCGECGKTFHHSGDFKRHVRSHTGEAPYPCPDCGKRFTNSGNLKTHRLVHTGETPFQCPQCGRSFGLLGNLKIHQRIHTGETPFQCPQCGRSFRESGKLGIHLRSHSGEAPYRCSDCGKTFSLLGNLKIHQRLHTGEMPYLCAACGKRFTYSYQLRTHACTL is encoded by the exons ATGGAAACGCGTGTCGTGGTTGTGTTCCCTGCACAGGTGCTGGCGATGAGAAGGGTCCGGTCTGGCAGGACTGAGGGCAGCAAGGCTCCAATCAGGTGGGTTGTGCGTGAGGACATGACCATTCAGATCAAAGAGGAGGAGACTGAGCTGCAGTGTGACCAAGAGAGTCCCCAGGGCTCACAGCCGCCCCAGTTCCACACCCAAGATGGCGACTCACAGCCGCTCCAGCTCCACACCCAAGATGGCCGCTCACAGCCGCCCCAGCTCCACACCCAAGATGGCCGCTCACAGCCGCCTCAGCTCCACACCCAAGATGGTCACCCACAGCCAGCACCATTCCACACCCAAGATGGCCGTCCGCAGCCGGCACCATTCCACACCCAAGATGGCCGCTCACACCCAAGAGCATTCCACACCCAAGATGGCAGGCTTGACACGGCAGCCGGTCTCAAAGTAAATGAGATCACTGCAGGAGAATCCACTGACGAGGAAGAAAGAACACCATCCAGTATCACTGTGACCT tggaTGAATCGGAGGCAGAGGAGCTGTGTTTCCCCTGCCCTCACTGCAAGATCTCCTTCACTGGGGCTCAGTACCTGAACAAGCACATCAAGAACAGCCACCGAGAGCACTTCACCCTGATCCTGCGCGCGCGCTCCCACAACGTGGAGACACGCCCCTCCTgctccagccccgccccctcctcctcctcccctcccctccaccgcTGCGGGGAGTGTGGCAAAACCTTCCACCACTCGGGGGATTTCAAACGCCACGTCCGGAGCCACACAGGAGAGGCTCCTTACCCCTGCCCCGACTGCGGCAAACGCTTCACCAACTCCGGCAACCTCAAGACCCACCGGCTGGTCCACACGGGAGAGACGCCCTTTCAGTGCCCGCAGTGCGGGAGGAGCTTTGGCCTCCTGGGGAACCTGAAGATCCACCAGCGCATCCACACGGGAGAGACGCCCTTCCAGTGCCCCCAGTGCGGGAGGAGCTTCAGGGAGTCCGGGAAGCTGGGCATCCACCTCCGGAGCCACTCCGGAGAGGCCCCCTACCGCTGCTCGGACTGCGGGAAGACCTTCTCTCTCCTGGGGAACCTGAAGATCCACCAGCGGCTCCACACCGGAGAGATGCCTTACCTGTGCGCAgcctgtgggaagagattcacctACTCCTACCAGCTGAGAACACACGCCTGCACGCTGTGA
- the LOC131724945 gene encoding zinc finger protein OZF-like isoform X2 encodes MRRVRSGRTEGSKAPIRWVVREDMTIQIKEEETELQCDQESPQGSQPPQFHTQDGDSQPLQLHTQDGRSQPPQLHTQDGRSQPPQLHTQDGHPQPAPFHTQDGRPQPAPFHTQDGRSHPRAFHTQDGRLDTAAGLKVNEITAGESTDEEERTPSSITVTLDESEAEELCFPCPHCKISFTGAQYLNKHIKNSHREHFTLILRARSHNVETRPSCSSPAPSSSSPPLHRCGECGKTFHHSGDFKRHVRSHTGEAPYPCPDCGKRFTNSGNLKTHRLVHTGETPFQCPQCGRSFGLLGNLKIHQRIHTGETPFQCPQCGRSFRESGKLGIHLRSHSGEAPYRCSDCGKTFSLLGNLKIHQRLHTGEMPYLCAACGKRFTYSYQLRTHACTL; translated from the exons ATGAGAAGGGTCCGGTCTGGCAGGACTGAGGGCAGCAAGGCTCCAATCAGGTGGGTTGTGCGTGAGGACATGACCATTCAGATCAAAGAGGAGGAGACTGAGCTGCAGTGTGACCAAGAGAGTCCCCAGGGCTCACAGCCGCCCCAGTTCCACACCCAAGATGGCGACTCACAGCCGCTCCAGCTCCACACCCAAGATGGCCGCTCACAGCCGCCCCAGCTCCACACCCAAGATGGCCGCTCACAGCCGCCTCAGCTCCACACCCAAGATGGTCACCCACAGCCAGCACCATTCCACACCCAAGATGGCCGTCCGCAGCCGGCACCATTCCACACCCAAGATGGCCGCTCACACCCAAGAGCATTCCACACCCAAGATGGCAGGCTTGACACGGCAGCCGGTCTCAAAGTAAATGAGATCACTGCAGGAGAATCCACTGACGAGGAAGAAAGAACACCATCCAGTATCACTGTGACCT tggaTGAATCGGAGGCAGAGGAGCTGTGTTTCCCCTGCCCTCACTGCAAGATCTCCTTCACTGGGGCTCAGTACCTGAACAAGCACATCAAGAACAGCCACCGAGAGCACTTCACCCTGATCCTGCGCGCGCGCTCCCACAACGTGGAGACACGCCCCTCCTgctccagccccgccccctcctcctcctcccctcccctccaccgcTGCGGGGAGTGTGGCAAAACCTTCCACCACTCGGGGGATTTCAAACGCCACGTCCGGAGCCACACAGGAGAGGCTCCTTACCCCTGCCCCGACTGCGGCAAACGCTTCACCAACTCCGGCAACCTCAAGACCCACCGGCTGGTCCACACGGGAGAGACGCCCTTTCAGTGCCCGCAGTGCGGGAGGAGCTTTGGCCTCCTGGGGAACCTGAAGATCCACCAGCGCATCCACACGGGAGAGACGCCCTTCCAGTGCCCCCAGTGCGGGAGGAGCTTCAGGGAGTCCGGGAAGCTGGGCATCCACCTCCGGAGCCACTCCGGAGAGGCCCCCTACCGCTGCTCGGACTGCGGGAAGACCTTCTCTCTCCTGGGGAACCTGAAGATCCACCAGCGGCTCCACACCGGAGAGATGCCTTACCTGTGCGCAgcctgtgggaagagattcacctACTCCTACCAGCTGAGAACACACGCCTGCACGCTGTGA
- the LOC117407694 gene encoding zinc finger protein 658B-like isoform X2 translates to MDVSVSVSCFHDELASTVERALKAAVDTVLWEITKTVGGRFAEKEKENEKLKLRLEMSERELRAMRECLMMSAARSPPSAVSFSRAVQNYTEDGTGTCVRFREQLNDPRVAEDRAFAAEQRPVLIEEVETKENLNCDEIGERAITGAAGKLAYQTTRPETETELAPVKEEPNESVHSQEHGNAIETVHSRGRGAEIETVHSREYGAEIEAVHNRGRGAEIETVHSRQYGAEIEAVHNRGCGAEIETVHSRQYGAEIEAVHNRGCGAEIETVHSRQYGAEIEAVHNRGRGAEIETVHSRQYGAEIEAVHNRGRGAEIETVHRHEYGAEIETVRIKEELPELEYSCTEVPDSDHNNTRVHDEHSEPSSRPPVLGIAPGEKPHRCPDCGKRFRRLAHLRDHRRIHTGEKPFHCEDCGKRFSRLEHRKIHQRIHTGEKPYHCAACGKRFNQLSAFKTHLRIHTGEKPYRCDACGARFTYSQQLKTHRCQGPANSRENSHSDLTDWKTPLHYGL, encoded by the exons ATGGACGTCAGCGTGTCCGTGTCGTGCTTTCacgacgagctcgcctctactgTCGAGCGCGCACTCAAAGCTGCCGTGGACACCGTCTTGTGGGAAATTACAAAAACCGTGGGGGGCAGGTTTGCCGAAAAAGAGAAAGAGAACGAAAAGCTGAAGCTGAGGCTGGAAATGTCGGAGCGGGAGCTGAGAGCGATGCGAGAGTGCCTGATGATGAGCGCCGCCCGAAGTCCGCCATCAGCCGTCAGCTTCAGTCGTGCCGTACAGAACTATACCGAGGACGGGACCGGAACGTGCGTCCGGTTCAGGGAGCAGCTGAACGACCCGCGAGTCGCCGAGGACCGTGCGTTTGCAGCCGAGCAGAGACCCGTTTTAATCGAGGAAGTCGAAACCAAAGAAAACCTTAACTGTGACGAGATTGGAGAAAGAGCGATAACAG GTGCTGCGGGGAAACTGGCCTATCAGACGACAAgaccagagacagagacagagctgGCGCCTGTTAAAGAGGAACCCAATGAGTCTGTCCACAGCCAAGAGCACGGGAATGCAATAGAGACTGTCCACAGCCGTGGACGTGGAGCTGAAATAGAAACTGTCCACAGCCGTGAATATGGAGCTGAAATAGAGGCTGTCCACAACCGTGGACGTGGAGCTGAAATAGAAACTGTCCACAGCCGTCAATATGGAGCTGAAATAGAGGCTGTCCACAACCGTGGATGTGGAGCTGAAATAGAAACTGTCCACAGCCGTCAATATGGAGCTGAAATAGAGGCTGTCCACAACCGTGGATGTGGAGCTGAAATAGAAACTGTCCACAGCCGTCAATATGGAGCTGAAATAGAGGCTGTCCACAACCGTGGACGTGGAGCTGAAATAGAAACTGTCCACAGCCGTCAATATGGAGCTGAAATAGAGGCTGTCCACAACCGTGGACGTGGAGCTGAAATAGAAACTGTCCACCGCCATGAATATGGAGCTGAAATAGAAACCGTGCgcattaaagaggagctccctgaaCTCGAATACTCTTGCACTGAAGTCCCCGACTCGGACCATAACAACACCCGTGTCCACGACGAGCATTCGGAACCGTCGAGCCGCCCTCCCGTCTTGGGAATCGCTCCGGGTGAGAAACCGCACCGCTGCcccgactgtgggaagaggttccgTCGCCTGGCTCACCTCCGAGACCACCGGAGAATCCACACGGGAGAGAAGCCGTTCCACTGCGAGGACTGCGGGAAACGGTTCAGCCGTCTGGAGCACCGGAAGATCCACCAGCGCATCCACACGGGAGAGAAGCCGTACCACTGCGCCGCCTGCGGGAAACGCTTCAATCAGCTGTCTGCTTTTAAAACTCACCTGCGCATCCACACGGGAGAGAAGCCCTACCGCTGCGACGCGTGCGGCGCCAGGTTCACGTACTCCCAGCAGCTCAAAACGCATCGCTGCCAGGGGCCGGCAAACAGCAGGGAGAATTCACACTCGGACCTCACAGACTGGAAGACGCCGCTTCACTACGGGTTATAA
- the LOC117407694 gene encoding zinc finger protein 658B-like isoform X1: MDVSVSVSCFHDELASTVERALKAAVDTVLWEITKTVGGRFAEKEKENEKLKLRLEMSERELRAMRECLMMSAARSPPSAVSFSRAVQNYTEDGTGTCVRFREQLNDPRVAEDRAFAAEQRPVLIEEVETKENLNCDEIGERAITDTGAAGKLAYQTTRPETETELAPVKEEPNESVHSQEHGNAIETVHSRGRGAEIETVHSREYGAEIEAVHNRGRGAEIETVHSRQYGAEIEAVHNRGCGAEIETVHSRQYGAEIEAVHNRGCGAEIETVHSRQYGAEIEAVHNRGRGAEIETVHSRQYGAEIEAVHNRGRGAEIETVHRHEYGAEIETVRIKEELPELEYSCTEVPDSDHNNTRVHDEHSEPSSRPPVLGIAPGEKPHRCPDCGKRFRRLAHLRDHRRIHTGEKPFHCEDCGKRFSRLEHRKIHQRIHTGEKPYHCAACGKRFNQLSAFKTHLRIHTGEKPYRCDACGARFTYSQQLKTHRCQGPANSRENSHSDLTDWKTPLHYGL; the protein is encoded by the exons ATGGACGTCAGCGTGTCCGTGTCGTGCTTTCacgacgagctcgcctctactgTCGAGCGCGCACTCAAAGCTGCCGTGGACACCGTCTTGTGGGAAATTACAAAAACCGTGGGGGGCAGGTTTGCCGAAAAAGAGAAAGAGAACGAAAAGCTGAAGCTGAGGCTGGAAATGTCGGAGCGGGAGCTGAGAGCGATGCGAGAGTGCCTGATGATGAGCGCCGCCCGAAGTCCGCCATCAGCCGTCAGCTTCAGTCGTGCCGTACAGAACTATACCGAGGACGGGACCGGAACGTGCGTCCGGTTCAGGGAGCAGCTGAACGACCCGCGAGTCGCCGAGGACCGTGCGTTTGCAGCCGAGCAGAGACCCGTTTTAATCGAGGAAGTCGAAACCAAAGAAAACCTTAACTGTGACGAGATTGGAGAAAGAGCGATAACAG ACACAGGTGCTGCGGGGAAACTGGCCTATCAGACGACAAgaccagagacagagacagagctgGCGCCTGTTAAAGAGGAACCCAATGAGTCTGTCCACAGCCAAGAGCACGGGAATGCAATAGAGACTGTCCACAGCCGTGGACGTGGAGCTGAAATAGAAACTGTCCACAGCCGTGAATATGGAGCTGAAATAGAGGCTGTCCACAACCGTGGACGTGGAGCTGAAATAGAAACTGTCCACAGCCGTCAATATGGAGCTGAAATAGAGGCTGTCCACAACCGTGGATGTGGAGCTGAAATAGAAACTGTCCACAGCCGTCAATATGGAGCTGAAATAGAGGCTGTCCACAACCGTGGATGTGGAGCTGAAATAGAAACTGTCCACAGCCGTCAATATGGAGCTGAAATAGAGGCTGTCCACAACCGTGGACGTGGAGCTGAAATAGAAACTGTCCACAGCCGTCAATATGGAGCTGAAATAGAGGCTGTCCACAACCGTGGACGTGGAGCTGAAATAGAAACTGTCCACCGCCATGAATATGGAGCTGAAATAGAAACCGTGCgcattaaagaggagctccctgaaCTCGAATACTCTTGCACTGAAGTCCCCGACTCGGACCATAACAACACCCGTGTCCACGACGAGCATTCGGAACCGTCGAGCCGCCCTCCCGTCTTGGGAATCGCTCCGGGTGAGAAACCGCACCGCTGCcccgactgtgggaagaggttccgTCGCCTGGCTCACCTCCGAGACCACCGGAGAATCCACACGGGAGAGAAGCCGTTCCACTGCGAGGACTGCGGGAAACGGTTCAGCCGTCTGGAGCACCGGAAGATCCACCAGCGCATCCACACGGGAGAGAAGCCGTACCACTGCGCCGCCTGCGGGAAACGCTTCAATCAGCTGTCTGCTTTTAAAACTCACCTGCGCATCCACACGGGAGAGAAGCCCTACCGCTGCGACGCGTGCGGCGCCAGGTTCACGTACTCCCAGCAGCTCAAAACGCATCGCTGCCAGGGGCCGGCAAACAGCAGGGAGAATTCACACTCGGACCTCACAGACTGGAAGACGCCGCTTCACTACGGGTTATAA